One genomic region from Enterobacter hormaechei ATCC 49162 encodes:
- a CDS encoding LysR family transcriptional regulator has translation MQDLNDFVWFVKVVEHGGFAAAGRALDQPKSKLSRRIAQLEERLGVRLIQRTTRQFTVTEVGQTFYQHCKAMLVEAEAAEEAVAALQAEPRGMVRITCPVTLLHVHVGPMLARFMARYPGINLQLEATNRRVDLVAEGVDVAIRVRPRPFDDSDLVLRVLADRGHCLVAGPALIERMGNPAMPSELSEWPGLSMGAGKHLHKWELSGPEGAKAEIHFTPRLITTDMLALREAAMAGVGVVQLPILMVKDQLASGELVRVLNTWEPRREVIHAVYPSRRGLLPSVRTLVDFLTDEYARMVEE, from the coding sequence ATGCAGGATCTCAATGATTTCGTATGGTTTGTTAAGGTGGTGGAGCATGGCGGCTTTGCGGCGGCGGGGCGGGCGCTCGATCAGCCAAAGTCGAAACTGAGCCGTCGAATTGCGCAGCTGGAAGAACGCCTGGGTGTTCGGTTGATACAACGAACCACGCGGCAGTTTACAGTGACGGAGGTAGGGCAGACGTTCTATCAGCACTGTAAAGCCATGCTGGTGGAGGCCGAAGCTGCGGAGGAGGCGGTGGCCGCTTTACAGGCTGAACCGCGCGGTATGGTCAGGATCACTTGCCCCGTCACCTTGCTGCACGTTCACGTGGGGCCTATGCTGGCGCGGTTTATGGCGCGCTATCCGGGGATCAACCTCCAGCTTGAAGCCACTAATCGGCGGGTCGATCTGGTGGCGGAGGGTGTGGATGTGGCGATCCGCGTTCGCCCGCGACCGTTTGATGACAGCGATCTGGTATTAAGGGTACTGGCAGACAGGGGGCACTGTCTGGTTGCCGGACCGGCACTGATTGAACGGATGGGCAACCCGGCGATGCCCTCTGAACTCAGCGAATGGCCGGGGTTAAGTATGGGGGCGGGTAAGCATCTGCATAAATGGGAATTGAGCGGGCCGGAGGGCGCTAAAGCAGAAATTCACTTCACGCCGCGCTTGATTACTACCGATATGCTGGCGCTGCGTGAAGCGGCAATGGCGGGCGTGGGCGTGGTGCAACTGCCGATTTTAATGGTCAAGGATCAGCTGGCATCAGGGGAACTGGTACGGGTGCTGAACACCTGGGAACCCAGACGGGAAGTGATCCACGCGGTATATCCGTCACGGCGCGGTTTGCTGCCATCCGTCAGAACGCTGGTGGATTTTCTTACCGATGAGTATGCGCGGATGGTGGAGGAGTAA